Proteins found in one Anoplolepis gracilipes chromosome 7, ASM4749672v1, whole genome shotgun sequence genomic segment:
- the Sergef gene encoding secretion regulating guanine nucleotide exchange factor, translating to MMSTYRLISWGANSHGQLGQGILSEQCILPQNVDLSGCSLRPEGIRKIVGGAGHTLILDTDGQVHSCGLNDKGQTGIGNTEQRNVLTFHKIYALEHKMVIDVCCGWDSSAALTKDGELYVWGSNRYGQLGLDHSVFPIISHPRRISIGERIKCISMGLRHTVIVTESRGLYTCGANNRGQLGLINPKTKEPYNRLDTFTKVPELTMWGNIENVACGQYHTIVLIKNQSDMYNIYVFGDNKHGQLGFCSKTFFETRLWQPICIPLGARLDTPIQIHAGWNHINILSNGIVFSWGRNDYGQLGHLLSNSRNGISMEEKLQHIEHIPRIIQLSVGSEHNVALTDDGVILCWGWNEHGNCGNGNTENVLKPEFLSVTSNSIGILIGAGTGHSFAVIKDIS from the exons ATGATGTCTACGTATCGCCTGATTTCATGG GGTGCAAATTCCCACGGTCAATTAGGACAAGGTATATTATCCGAGCAATGTATTTTACCTCAAAATGTTGATTTATCTGGATGTTCCCTGAGACCAGAAGGTATAAGGAAGATTGTCGGTGGTGCCGGACACACGCTGATTTTAGATACGGATGGTCAAGTACATTCTTGTGGGTTAAACGACAAAGGACAAACCGGAATCGGCAATACCGAGCAAAGAAACGTTTTAacgtttcataaaatatatgctcTCGAGCATAAAATGGTGATTGATGTATGTTGCGGATGGGACAGTTCTGCAGCGTTAACGAAAGACGGCGAGTTATATGTGTGGGGCTCCAATCGTTATGGGCAATTAGGTTTGGATCATTCAGTTTTTCCTATAATATCGCATCCCCGGAGAATTTCGATCGGCGAAAGAATCAAATGTATTTCGATGGGTCTGCGACATACCGTCATTGTGACAGAAAGTCGTGGACTCTATACTTGTGGAGCAAATAATAGAGGACAATTGGGATTAATTAATCCGAAAACTAAGGAGCCTTATAATCGTCTAGATACATTCACTAAag TTCCAGAATTGACAATGTGGggaaatatagaaaatgttgCTTGTGGTCAATACCATACCATcgtcttaataaaaaatcaaagtgatatgtacaatatatacgtTTTTGGCGACAACAAGCATGGACAATTGGGATTCtgttctaaaacattttttgagaCGCGATTATGGCAACCTATATGTATTCCGCTTGGCGCGCGACTCGATACACCAATTCAGATTCATGCAGGATGGaatcacataaatatattaagca atggTATTGTTTTTTCATGGGGAAGGAATGATTATGGTCAATTAGGCCATTTGTTATCAAATTCACGAAATGGAATCTCCATGGAAGAGAAGCTTCAACATATTGAACACATTCCCAGAATCATTCAACTTTCAGTTGGATCGGAGCATAATGTTGCCTTAACTG atgATGGTGTTATATTGTGCTGGGGCTGGAATGAACATGGAAACTGTGGTAATGGAAATACTGAAAATGTCTTAAAGCCAGAATTTCTTTCGGTTACATCCAATTCTATTGGAATCCTCATCGGTGCTGGCACAGGCCATTCATTTGCTGTGATAAAAGATATTAGCTAG
- the Cdc23 gene encoding uncharacterized protein Cdc23 isoform X1: protein MQEVVKFNLKEVKSDLLHAISECSQRGLLHTTKWLAELNYSLKGVKLDAHDLIADISETCQEEDIYTLAKTYFDLKEYDRAAYFTKDCTSPKVRFLHLYSRYLSGEKKKVDDMTDVPPDPMKNDNLKLLCADLRKDHLSSKLDGYGLYLFGVTLKKLQLTKEARDVLVESIHKEPMHWGTWLELAALITDREKLESLCLPKQWMRYFFMAHMYLELQLIDEGLALYCQLQSMGFQKNGYVLAQTAIAVHYRRDVDNAIETFKRIIEEDPYCLDNMDTYSNLLYVKEMKVELAYLAHRATEIDKYRLETCCIVGNYYSLRADHQKAVMYFHRALKMNPQYLSAWTLLGHEFMEMKNTNGAIHSYRQAIEVNRRDYRAWYGLGQTYEILKMPFYGLYYYKQAQLLRPHDSRMVLALGEAYEKQDKIQDALKCYYKACNVGDIEGMALLKLATLYEKLGEHDHAAAAYTDFVMDEFRSVDRTELSHAYKYLTQYHLKKEQLDHANHFAQKCLQFDETKEEAKVLLRTIAEKRAEKIGETSMVVDDMNETDPVIEQRARTDATPGSQLSPMNLSFTPTP from the exons ATGCAAGAAGTTGTGAAGTTTAATCTTAAGGAAGTTAAATCGGATCTTCTGCACGCGATAAGCGAATGTTCCCAGCGTGGTTTACTGCACACTACCAAATG GTTAGCGGAGTTAAACTATTCTTTGAAGGGTGTAAAATTAGATGCGCATGATTTGATTGCGGATATATCGGAGACGTGTCAAGAAGAGGATATCTATACTTTAGCTAAGACATATTTTGACTTGAAAGAATATGATAGAGCAGCATATTTCACAAAGGACTGTACAAGTCCAAAAGTTAGATTCTTACATTTGTATTCACGTTACCTGTCAGGGGAGAAGAAGAAAGTGGATGATATGACAGATGTGCCACCAGATCCTATGAAAAATGATAACTTAAAATTGCTTTGCGCTGATCTAAGGAAAGATCATTTGTCTTCAAAATTGGATGGTTATGGTTTATATCTTTTTGGTGTGACTTTGAAGAAATTACAACTTACTAAAGAAGCGAGAGATGTTCTAGTGGAGTCTATACATAAAGAACCTATGCATTGGGGTACATGGTTAGAATTGGCTGCATTAATCACAGACAGGGAGAAATTGGAGAGCTTATGCTTACCCAAGCAGTggatgagatatttttttatggcacatatgtatttagaatTGCAGCTTATAGACGAAGGTCTAGCATTATATTGCCAATTACAATCGATGGGCTTTCAGAAAAATGGTTATGTATTAGCTCAAACTGCGATTGCAGTACATTATAGAAGAG ATGTTGATAATGCAATAGAAACTTTTAAAAGGATTATAGAAGAAGATCCTTATTGCCTTGATAACATGGATACATATTCCAATTTActttatgtaaaagaaatgaaagttGAATTGGCATATTTGGCACACAGAGCTACCGAGATAGACAAATATAGATTAGAAACTTGTTGTATAGTAG gaaattattatagtttaagaGCTGATCATCAAAAGGCAGTGATGTATTTCCATAGGGCATTGAAAATGAATCCACAATATTTGTCAGCTTGGACATTATTGGGACATGAATTTATGGAAATGAAAAACACCAATGGCGCAATTCACAGTTATAGACAGGCAATTG AGGTAAATAGACGAGATTACAGAGCCTGGTATGGCTTAGGTCAGACATACGAGATCTTAAAAATGCCATTTTATGgactttattattacaaacaagCTCAACTTTTAAGACCTCATGACAGTAGAATGGTTTTAGCCTTAGGCGAAGCGTATGAAAAGCAGGATAAAATTCAAGATGCCCTCAAATGTTATTACAAGGCATGCAACGTGGGCGACATAGAAGGAATGGCACTCTTAAAATTAGCAAC ATTATATGAGAAATTAGGAGAACACGATCATGCAGCGGCAGCTTATACAGACTTTGTAATGGACGAATTCCGAAGCGTTGATAGAACAGAATTGAGtcatgcatataaatatcttacacAGTATCACTTGAAGAAGGAACAATTAGATCATGCAAATCATTTTGCACAGAAATGTCTTCAATTTGATGAAACAAAGGAGGAAGCTAAAGTATTATTAAGAACGATTGCTGAGAAGAGAGCAGAGAAAATAGGAGAAACTTCCATGGtg
- the Cdc23 gene encoding cell division cycle protein 23 homolog isoform X2: MQEVVKFNLKEVKSDLLHAISECSQRGLLHTTKWLAELNYSLKGVKLDAHDLIADISETCQEEDIYTLAKTYFDLKEYDRAAYFTKDCTSPKVRFLHLYSRYLSGEKKKVDDMTDVPPDPMKNDNLKLLCADLRKDHLSSKLDGYGLYLFGVTLKKLQLTKEARDVLVESIHKEPMHWGTWLELAALITDREKLESLCLPKQWMRYFFMAHMYLELQLIDEGLALYCQLQSMGFQKNGYVLAQTAIAVHYRRDVDNAIETFKRIIEEDPYCLDNMDTYSNLLYVKEMKVELAYLAHRATEIDKYRLETCCIVGNYYSLRADHQKAVMYFHRALKMNPQYLSAWTLLGHEFMEMKNTNGAIHSYRQAIGKL; this comes from the exons ATGCAAGAAGTTGTGAAGTTTAATCTTAAGGAAGTTAAATCGGATCTTCTGCACGCGATAAGCGAATGTTCCCAGCGTGGTTTACTGCACACTACCAAATG GTTAGCGGAGTTAAACTATTCTTTGAAGGGTGTAAAATTAGATGCGCATGATTTGATTGCGGATATATCGGAGACGTGTCAAGAAGAGGATATCTATACTTTAGCTAAGACATATTTTGACTTGAAAGAATATGATAGAGCAGCATATTTCACAAAGGACTGTACAAGTCCAAAAGTTAGATTCTTACATTTGTATTCACGTTACCTGTCAGGGGAGAAGAAGAAAGTGGATGATATGACAGATGTGCCACCAGATCCTATGAAAAATGATAACTTAAAATTGCTTTGCGCTGATCTAAGGAAAGATCATTTGTCTTCAAAATTGGATGGTTATGGTTTATATCTTTTTGGTGTGACTTTGAAGAAATTACAACTTACTAAAGAAGCGAGAGATGTTCTAGTGGAGTCTATACATAAAGAACCTATGCATTGGGGTACATGGTTAGAATTGGCTGCATTAATCACAGACAGGGAGAAATTGGAGAGCTTATGCTTACCCAAGCAGTggatgagatatttttttatggcacatatgtatttagaatTGCAGCTTATAGACGAAGGTCTAGCATTATATTGCCAATTACAATCGATGGGCTTTCAGAAAAATGGTTATGTATTAGCTCAAACTGCGATTGCAGTACATTATAGAAGAG ATGTTGATAATGCAATAGAAACTTTTAAAAGGATTATAGAAGAAGATCCTTATTGCCTTGATAACATGGATACATATTCCAATTTActttatgtaaaagaaatgaaagttGAATTGGCATATTTGGCACACAGAGCTACCGAGATAGACAAATATAGATTAGAAACTTGTTGTATAGTAG gaaattattatagtttaagaGCTGATCATCAAAAGGCAGTGATGTATTTCCATAGGGCATTGAAAATGAATCCACAATATTTGTCAGCTTGGACATTATTGGGACATGAATTTATGGAAATGAAAAACACCAATGGCGCAATTCACAGTTATAGACAGGCAATTGGTAAactct AG